A window from Sphingobacterium hotanense encodes these proteins:
- a CDS encoding aminopeptidase P family protein, with amino-acid sequence MKYIEKLASIRQVMKEKGVDAYIIPSSDPHISEYLPDRYKCIAWTSGFTGSAGTLVITQDFAGLWTDSRYFVQANEQLAGTGFELVKLQAQGKPEYATWLANKLEKGQLVAFDGNLAAVAVAQAVQDELLPLGIQVDGHIDILANIWEGRPALPTAKAYLLDVATTGQSTKDKLAAIRGKLKAKRTTTHFVSSLDDLAWILNIRGNDVKCNPVVLGFLLIDGDKNTLYIQAGKLSDADIASLNASDVTVEDYEKAFEAIRQINSENILLDPKRTCFAIYDAVPDSVKIIEDLNPSTLLKAVKNETELEHTRNAMRKDGVALTKFFKWLEENVASGNLSEISIAERLQQFRSELDGFVDISFDTIAGYLEHGALPHYKATDESNATLKPEGLLLVDSGGQYLDGTTDITRVVSLGNITAEERVDYTLVLKGTIEGSTAIFPKGTRGYQIDAITRHPLWSKLRNYGHGTGHGVGFFLNVHEGPHVFNSAAIDIPVEAGMITSIEPGLYREGQYGIRIENLVHSKVIESNYFGEFMDFETLTICYIATDLVDKTILDQKHIDWLNQYNSWVFDQLSPSLSEEEKTWLADKTKAI; translated from the coding sequence ATGAAATACATCGAAAAATTAGCTTCCATCCGCCAAGTGATGAAAGAAAAGGGTGTAGATGCCTATATTATTCCTTCCTCCGATCCGCATATCAGCGAATATCTTCCAGATCGTTACAAATGTATTGCATGGACTTCCGGCTTTACCGGTTCGGCAGGTACACTTGTGATTACACAAGACTTCGCAGGCTTATGGACCGACTCCAGATATTTTGTACAAGCTAACGAACAGCTAGCAGGTACAGGTTTCGAATTGGTTAAATTACAAGCACAAGGGAAACCAGAATATGCAACCTGGTTGGCGAATAAACTTGAGAAAGGACAGTTAGTTGCTTTCGACGGTAACTTAGCAGCTGTCGCTGTAGCACAAGCAGTGCAAGACGAATTGCTCCCACTAGGTATTCAAGTGGATGGCCATATCGATATCCTTGCCAATATCTGGGAAGGACGTCCGGCATTGCCTACGGCAAAAGCCTACTTGCTAGACGTTGCGACCACCGGTCAAAGCACGAAAGATAAATTAGCGGCTATCCGCGGAAAGCTAAAAGCTAAGCGTACGACGACACACTTTGTATCATCGTTAGACGACTTAGCATGGATATTGAACATCCGTGGTAATGACGTGAAATGTAATCCTGTTGTATTGGGCTTCCTTTTGATCGATGGAGATAAAAATACACTTTACATCCAAGCAGGTAAGTTATCTGATGCGGATATAGCAAGCTTGAATGCATCCGATGTTACCGTTGAAGATTATGAAAAGGCTTTCGAAGCGATTCGTCAAATAAACAGCGAGAATATATTATTAGATCCGAAGCGCACTTGTTTCGCTATCTATGATGCCGTTCCGGATAGCGTAAAGATTATCGAGGATCTGAACCCATCAACCTTATTGAAGGCCGTAAAGAACGAGACCGAATTAGAGCATACGCGCAATGCAATGCGCAAGGATGGCGTCGCTTTGACGAAGTTCTTTAAATGGTTGGAAGAGAATGTAGCTTCCGGAAATCTAAGCGAAATCTCCATTGCTGAGCGCTTGCAGCAATTCCGTTCGGAATTAGATGGCTTTGTAGATATTTCTTTTGATACGATTGCCGGATATCTAGAGCACGGAGCTTTGCCACATTACAAAGCAACAGATGAGAGCAATGCGACCTTGAAACCAGAAGGTCTATTACTTGTAGATTCCGGAGGTCAGTATCTTGACGGCACAACAGATATCACACGCGTGGTGTCGCTAGGTAACATCACTGCTGAAGAACGTGTAGACTATACGCTCGTATTAAAAGGTACTATCGAAGGTTCCACCGCCATCTTCCCGAAAGGTACTCGCGGCTACCAAATTGATGCGATTACAAGACATCCATTATGGAGCAAACTTCGTAACTACGGGCATGGAACAGGTCATGGTGTTGGCTTCTTCCTGAATGTTCACGAAGGTCCACATGTGTTCAATAGCGCCGCTATCGATATCCCAGTGGAAGCAGGAATGATTACCTCCATCGAGCCAGGTCTATACCGCGAAGGCCAATACGGTATCCGTATTGAAAACCTGGTACACTCCAAAGTAATCGAATCCAATTACTTCGGTGAGTTTATGGACTTCGAAACATTAACAATATGCTACATCGCTACGGACTTAGTCGATAAAACAATTCTTGATCAAAAACATATCGATTGGTTGAACCAGTACAATAGTTGGGTATTCGATCAATTAAGCCCAAGCCTATCGGAAGAAGAGAAAACTTGGTTAGCTGATAAAACAAAAGCAATTTAA
- the hisIE gene encoding bifunctional phosphoribosyl-AMP cyclohydrolase/phosphoribosyl-ATP diphosphatase HisIE yields MTIDFNKGDGLVPVVIQDDQTLEVLMLGYMNEEAWNKTQAENKVTFYSRSKNRLWTKGEESGNFLEVVSSHIDCDNDTLLIKVHPAGPTCHTGSRSCFNTEYNQNFLLKLEAIVKSRFDFPTEESYVNRLRSKGINKIVQKVGEEAVETVIAALNETEHDFINESSDLLFHLIVLLREKGISLKDIAKNLEGRHQ; encoded by the coding sequence ATGACAATAGATTTTAATAAAGGCGACGGTTTAGTGCCTGTTGTAATTCAAGATGATCAAACACTGGAAGTGCTGATGTTGGGTTACATGAATGAAGAAGCTTGGAATAAGACCCAGGCAGAAAACAAAGTAACCTTTTATTCGAGAAGTAAGAATAGACTTTGGACAAAAGGTGAAGAGAGTGGAAACTTTTTAGAAGTGGTAAGCTCGCATATCGATTGTGATAATGATACCTTACTGATTAAAGTCCATCCTGCAGGACCTACTTGTCATACCGGAAGCAGAAGCTGCTTCAATACCGAATACAATCAGAACTTCCTTCTTAAGTTAGAAGCTATCGTCAAGAGCCGTTTCGACTTCCCTACGGAAGAGTCTTATGTAAACAGACTTCGTAGTAAAGGAATTAATAAGATCGTTCAAAAGGTCGGAGAAGAAGCCGTAGAGACGGTGATTGCTGCACTTAACGAAACTGAGCACGACTTTATCAATGAATCTTCAGATTTATTGTTCCACTTGATCGTGCTATTGCGCGAAAAAGGAATCAGTCTGAAAGATATCGCTAAGAATCTAGAAGGAAGACATCAGTAG
- the hisF gene encoding imidazole glycerol phosphate synthase subunit HisF, giving the protein MLAKRIIPCLDVKDGRTVKGVNFVDLRDAGDPVELAWQYSQQGADELVFLDITATHERRKTTVDLVRAVASQINIPFTIGGGINELKDADILLNAGADKISINSTAVRNPKLIDELAATFGVQFVVVAVDTRFVDGRNYVHLRGGRDITEIETEDWIKEAESRGAGEILLTSMDHDGTKNGFDIHLLDKINKQISIPLIASGGAGNQQHFVDVFEKAQVDAALAASVFHYGEILIPELKQTLQENQIPVRL; this is encoded by the coding sequence ATGCTTGCAAAGCGTATAATTCCCTGTTTAGATGTAAAGGATGGTCGCACCGTAAAGGGAGTCAACTTTGTTGATCTTCGCGATGCAGGTGACCCCGTGGAGCTTGCTTGGCAATATTCGCAACAAGGAGCGGACGAGTTGGTGTTTCTGGATATCACAGCAACGCATGAGCGCCGTAAGACCACCGTTGATTTGGTAAGGGCCGTTGCTTCGCAGATCAACATTCCATTTACGATTGGCGGAGGTATCAATGAGCTCAAAGATGCGGATATATTATTGAACGCAGGGGCGGATAAAATATCGATTAACTCCACTGCGGTCAGAAATCCGAAGCTCATTGATGAGTTGGCGGCGACCTTTGGCGTACAGTTCGTTGTCGTTGCGGTGGATACACGCTTTGTAGACGGTAGGAATTATGTGCATTTACGAGGGGGAAGAGATATCACAGAAATTGAAACCGAAGACTGGATCAAGGAGGCTGAGAGCAGAGGTGCCGGGGAGATCTTGTTGACCTCTATGGATCATGACGGCACCAAGAATGGTTTTGATATCCATTTACTTGATAAAATAAATAAGCAAATAAGTATTCCTTTGATCGCTTCTGGAGGCGCAGGGAATCAACAGCATTTTGTTGATGTATTTGAAAAGGCGCAAGTGGATGCTGCACTAGCAGCTTCTGTATTCCACTACGGCGAAATACTAATTCCAGAATTGAAACAAACCCTACAGGAAAATCAAATCCCTGTAAGACTATAA
- a CDS encoding 1-(5-phosphoribosyl)-5-[(5-phosphoribosylamino)methylideneamino]imidazole-4-carboxamide isomerase: MYIIPAIDVLDKKVVRLREGNYDDVTTYPISLEEQIEKYHANGTEIVHIIDLNGAKGDFSNQAYLFDIIRRTEMKVQYGGGVRSIEKVKELVDAGVYRVIVGTQAITNPTFLEELSKLNEGRVKYADHIVIAIDVLDEVIKYSGWLESSPIKLVEYIDKCLSLGFYRFLCTDISKDGKLGGAGVELYQKLLDHSPIIKLIGSGGISSMADIEALNALGRMESVVVGKAIYEERITIEEIKDWNLKALIRF; this comes from the coding sequence ATGTATATAATACCTGCAATTGATGTGTTGGACAAAAAGGTTGTCCGCTTAAGAGAAGGAAACTACGACGACGTAACGACATACCCTATTTCATTAGAAGAACAAATTGAGAAGTACCACGCGAATGGTACCGAGATTGTTCATATTATCGACCTGAATGGCGCGAAAGGCGACTTCAGCAATCAAGCTTATTTGTTCGATATTATCCGTAGAACGGAGATGAAAGTACAATATGGTGGTGGTGTTCGTAGCATCGAAAAGGTGAAAGAGTTGGTGGATGCAGGTGTTTACCGCGTAATCGTTGGCACACAGGCGATCACTAATCCGACTTTCCTTGAAGAGCTAAGTAAATTAAACGAAGGCCGCGTTAAATACGCTGATCATATCGTGATTGCAATCGACGTGTTGGATGAGGTCATCAAATACTCCGGCTGGTTAGAAAGTTCGCCAATCAAATTGGTAGAATATATCGATAAATGTTTAAGCCTAGGTTTCTACCGTTTCCTATGTACGGATATCTCAAAAGACGGAAAACTTGGTGGCGCTGGTGTTGAATTATATCAAAAGCTATTGGATCACTCACCTATTATTAAATTGATTGGGTCAGGAGGTATCAGTTCCATGGCGGATATTGAAGCGCTAAATGCTTTGGGAAGAATGGAGTCTGTGGTTGTAGGTAAAGCGATCTACGAAGAACGCATTACGATTGAAGAGATTAAGGATTGGAACTTAAAAGCGCTAATTAGATTCTAG
- the hisH gene encoding imidazole glycerol phosphate synthase subunit HisH: protein MIGIVNYEAGNIFSITAALKRLNIAHGMVNTPEELEQYDKIIIPGVGHAGAAMAKLEARGMVEPIRQLKKPVLGICVGMQLLTGFSEEGNSDLVGIIPLKTLHFDERIQQKVPHMGWNSIVFENTCPLFQDIPNNSYFYFVHSYFIEYDATYTIARCDYGLPFSAAISKDNFWAVQFHPEKSGTAGEQLLLNFAKF, encoded by the coding sequence ATGATTGGGATTGTAAATTACGAAGCGGGAAATATTTTTTCTATTACTGCAGCTTTAAAGCGTCTGAATATAGCGCACGGGATGGTGAATACTCCGGAAGAACTGGAGCAGTATGATAAGATTATCATTCCCGGCGTAGGTCACGCTGGAGCAGCTATGGCAAAGCTCGAAGCGCGGGGGATGGTTGAGCCCATCCGACAATTGAAGAAGCCTGTACTGGGCATTTGTGTAGGGATGCAATTGCTAACTGGCTTTTCAGAAGAGGGGAACTCTGATTTAGTGGGTATTATCCCACTAAAGACGTTACATTTTGACGAAAGGATTCAACAAAAAGTTCCGCATATGGGCTGGAACAGCATCGTATTTGAAAATACCTGTCCTCTTTTTCAAGACATTCCGAATAATTCCTATTTTTATTTTGTGCACTCTTACTTCATTGAGTATGATGCAACCTATACCATAGCTAGATGTGATTATGGATTACCATTTTCTGCAGCAATTTCCAAGGATAATTTCTGGGCGGTACAATTTCACCCCGAAAAATCAGGAACTGCAGGAGAGCAACTTTTGCTTAACTTTGCTAAGTTTTAA
- the hisB gene encoding bifunctional histidinol-phosphatase/imidazoleglycerol-phosphate dehydratase HisB, which translates to MADQLKRVLFIDRDGTLILEPEDEQIDSFQKLKFYPGALQYLPRIAKELDFELVLVSNQDGLGTDSHPEANFLPVHSFVIETFKGEGVEFVKEHIDKTFPHENAATRKPGIGMLTEYFDETAYDLKNSFVIGDRVNDVKLAQNLGAKAIWLRNNDELGKLENHIFENDAIALETKDWKSIYEFLKLGTRVAEHHRKTNETDIYIKVNLDGSGKSEIETGLPFFDHMLDQLARHGALDLTIKAKGDLHIDEHHTIEDTGIALGEIFLKVLGDKRGIERYAYTLPMDDCLAQVALDFGGRNWIVWDAEFKREKIGDMPTEMFYHFFKSFSDASKSNLNIQATGDNEHHKIEAIFKALAKTIKKAVRRDAENMQLPSTKGVL; encoded by the coding sequence ATGGCTGATCAACTAAAGCGTGTTCTTTTTATCGATAGAGATGGAACATTGATTCTGGAACCTGAAGACGAGCAAATCGACTCTTTTCAGAAACTGAAGTTCTATCCCGGCGCACTTCAATATTTACCTCGTATTGCTAAGGAACTTGATTTTGAACTGGTATTGGTTTCTAATCAAGATGGCTTAGGGACAGATTCTCATCCGGAAGCTAACTTCCTGCCTGTGCATTCCTTTGTAATCGAGACTTTTAAAGGTGAGGGCGTTGAATTCGTAAAGGAGCATATCGATAAGACTTTTCCTCATGAGAATGCAGCAACGAGAAAACCTGGAATCGGGATGTTGACTGAGTATTTCGATGAGACGGCGTATGATCTAAAAAACTCATTTGTTATTGGCGACCGTGTCAATGATGTGAAATTAGCACAGAACCTTGGCGCTAAAGCAATCTGGCTTCGTAATAATGATGAGTTGGGAAAACTAGAGAACCATATTTTTGAGAATGATGCCATCGCATTGGAAACGAAGGACTGGAAGTCTATCTACGAATTTCTGAAATTAGGGACCCGCGTTGCGGAGCATCATCGCAAAACCAATGAGACTGATATTTACATCAAAGTGAATTTAGATGGTTCCGGGAAATCGGAGATTGAGACCGGCTTGCCATTCTTTGATCATATGTTAGATCAACTAGCACGTCACGGTGCCCTTGATTTGACGATCAAGGCAAAAGGCGATCTGCATATCGATGAGCACCATACCATCGAGGATACAGGAATTGCACTTGGCGAGATCTTCTTGAAAGTATTAGGCGATAAGCGCGGTATTGAACGCTACGCTTATACTTTACCGATGGATGATTGCTTGGCACAAGTTGCCTTGGACTTTGGTGGTCGTAACTGGATCGTATGGGATGCGGAGTTCAAGCGTGAGAAAATCGGGGATATGCCGACAGAGATGTTCTACCATTTCTTTAAGTCGTTTTCTGATGCTTCAAAGTCGAATTTGAACATTCAGGCGACAGGTGATAATGAGCACCACAAGATTGAGGCGATTTTTAAAGCCCTTGCTAAGACAATAAAAAAAGCCGTTCGTCGCGATGCTGAGAATATGCAGCTACCGAGTACGAAAGGCGTATTATAA
- the hisC gene encoding histidinol-phosphate transaminase: MSFNLNALLRDNIRKLVPYSSARDEFKGEASVWLDANENAFGSPLPHDYNRYPDPLQHQLKHKLSKIKGVPTENMFLGNGSDEAIDILYRAFCTPKLDNVILVPPTYGMYEVSANINDVEVRKVNLTRDYQLDLDGIAEAIDPHTKLIFLCSPNNPTGNSINAKDIETILVNFTGIVVVDEAYINYSKQKSFTQALPEFPNLVILQTLSKAWGLAALRLGLAFASKEIIEVFNKIKPPYNINQATQDLVLEALEGVDIINEWIKATVAEREILVSKLAALEQVEHITPSDANFVLVKLAEPRALYSNLVEQGIIVRDRSKVELCEGCLRVTVGTKLENERLLEAIQTFYNK, encoded by the coding sequence ATGTCGTTCAACTTAAACGCACTGCTTAGGGACAATATCAGAAAATTGGTTCCCTATTCATCTGCTAGAGATGAGTTTAAAGGTGAAGCCTCGGTTTGGCTAGATGCAAATGAAAACGCTTTTGGATCGCCACTACCTCATGATTACAACCGCTACCCTGACCCTTTACAACATCAACTCAAACATAAACTTTCTAAGATAAAAGGCGTTCCGACCGAGAATATGTTTCTTGGAAATGGCTCCGATGAAGCAATTGATATTCTTTATCGTGCCTTCTGTACGCCAAAGTTGGATAATGTGATCTTGGTACCACCAACCTACGGTATGTATGAGGTTTCGGCCAACATCAATGATGTGGAAGTTAGAAAAGTAAACCTAACGAGAGATTATCAGTTGGATTTGGACGGTATTGCAGAAGCAATCGATCCGCATACGAAGCTGATCTTTCTCTGTTCGCCAAATAATCCGACCGGGAACAGTATAAACGCGAAAGATATCGAAACGATTCTTGTGAATTTTACAGGCATCGTGGTGGTCGATGAGGCCTACATCAATTATTCTAAACAAAAGTCTTTTACACAGGCTCTACCCGAATTTCCAAACTTAGTCATCTTGCAAACGCTCTCGAAGGCTTGGGGATTGGCGGCATTACGTTTGGGTTTAGCTTTTGCCAGCAAGGAGATTATCGAAGTTTTCAATAAAATTAAACCACCATACAATATTAACCAAGCGACGCAAGATTTAGTCTTGGAGGCCTTGGAGGGGGTAGATATCATCAACGAATGGATAAAGGCAACGGTTGCTGAACGTGAGATCTTGGTGTCTAAACTAGCGGCATTGGAACAAGTTGAACATATTACGCCTTCCGATGCTAACTTTGTTTTGGTGAAACTCGCAGAGCCGCGCGCTTTATACAGTAACTTGGTAGAGCAGGGTATCATCGTTCGCGATCGCTCAAAAGTGGAGTTATGTGAAGGATGTCTTCGCGTAACAGTGGGTACAAAACTGGAAAATGAACGTTTATTAGAAGCAATCCAAACCTTTTACAATAAATAA
- a CDS encoding ribonuclease Z, with protein MRFEVLILGNSSATPIYERHPTSQVINYNEQLFLIDCGEGTQMQLTRYGIKSNRINHIFISHLHGDHYLGLVGLLSSMHLVGRKSDLHIYGPAPLEEILNLHFKYSETVIRYNIIFHTTNPEQEEVIYESRMLSITSFPLVHRIPCTGFRFTEGKRNAILRADLVEDLGIPAPYYSALKRGIDYVDPQGKVYPASELTFPAPASRSYAFCSDTIRHPIYLKSIHGVDLLYHESTFLHEMVDRAKETFHTTSLEAAEIANEVEAKKLLLGHYSARYKTLTPLLEEAQSVFPATELSAEGKWFLV; from the coding sequence ATCCGCTTTGAGGTTTTAATACTTGGTAATAGCTCAGCAACGCCAATTTATGAGCGTCATCCGACCTCGCAAGTCATTAACTACAACGAGCAGCTGTTTTTAATTGATTGTGGTGAAGGCACGCAGATGCAGCTGACACGCTATGGTATTAAAAGCAATCGTATCAATCATATTTTTATCAGCCATTTACATGGTGACCATTACCTAGGCTTAGTGGGGTTATTATCCTCTATGCACCTGGTTGGCCGGAAATCTGACTTGCATATCTATGGGCCAGCGCCCCTGGAAGAGATTTTGAATCTGCATTTCAAGTATTCGGAGACGGTAATCCGTTACAATATTATTTTTCATACCACCAATCCGGAACAAGAAGAGGTAATCTATGAGTCGAGAATGCTATCGATTACCTCTTTTCCGTTGGTACATCGCATTCCATGCACTGGTTTTCGATTTACAGAAGGCAAGCGCAATGCTATTCTTCGCGCGGATTTGGTGGAAGATTTAGGCATCCCCGCACCTTATTATTCTGCATTAAAGCGTGGGATTGATTATGTGGATCCGCAGGGCAAAGTTTATCCGGCATCTGAACTCACATTTCCGGCACCGGCATCGCGAAGCTATGCTTTCTGTTCGGATACCATTCGACATCCCATCTACCTGAAGTCTATACATGGCGTGGATCTGTTATACCATGAGTCGACTTTCTTGCATGAGATGGTCGATCGGGCGAAGGAGACCTTCCATACCACGAGCTTGGAGGCAGCGGAGATCGCTAATGAAGTGGAAGCGAAGAAACTGTTGCTTGGCCATTACTCCGCAAGATATAAAACATTGACGCCACTGTTGGAAGAGGCGCAATCGGTTTTCCCGGCTACGGAGCTTTCTGCCGAAGGTAAATGGTTTTTAGTCTAG
- a CDS encoding STAS domain-containing protein: MKFTVDKHERYVVIEPLQEKLDGNAAASLKGEFMLRNTGGQRNIVLDMNQVKETDEAGIRTGLLARRLCKSLGGLFILTNLNDGVKDFIKSLGLDKYFIITTDMEKAKDLIFGNEIRLDLKQEQN; this comes from the coding sequence ATGAAATTTACGGTAGATAAGCATGAGCGATATGTGGTGATTGAACCTCTTCAAGAAAAATTGGATGGGAATGCTGCCGCAAGTTTAAAAGGGGAGTTTATGCTTCGCAACACTGGTGGACAGCGTAACATTGTTTTAGACATGAATCAGGTAAAAGAGACTGATGAAGCGGGTATTCGCACGGGCCTGCTAGCACGCAGACTGTGTAAATCACTTGGCGGTCTATTTATCTTGACCAACTTGAATGATGGTGTAAAAGACTTTATCAAATCACTAGGGTTAGATAAGTATTTTATCATTACGACGGATATGGAAAAGGCGAAGGATTTGATCTTTGGAAATGAGATTCGCCTAGACCTCAAGCAGGAGCAGAATTAA
- a CDS encoding phosphoribosylaminoimidazolesuccinocarboxamide synthase, which translates to MNTIKETNFNFDKQTAFYRGKVRDVYSIADDYLVMVASDRISAFDVVLPRAIPYKGQVLNQIASKFLQATSDILPNWVVSVPDENVTIGKRCEPFKVEMVIRGYVSGHLWRTYRDGGRELCGVKLPEGLRENDKLPEPIITPTTKAAVGHDMDISREEIIAQGIVSEADYTQLEKYARALFQRGTEIAKERGLILVDTKYEFGKHDGEIYLIDEIHTPDSSRYFYAEGYEERQEKAEAQKQLSKEFVRQWLIENGFQGKEGQNVPEMTDDIVNSISERYIELFEHITGEKFVYPGQGDVLDRVQRNVDAALKTLTY; encoded by the coding sequence ATGAATACAATAAAAGAAACAAATTTCAACTTTGACAAGCAGACGGCCTTTTATAGAGGTAAGGTAAGAGATGTGTACAGTATCGCCGATGACTATTTGGTGATGGTTGCATCGGATAGGATTTCGGCATTTGATGTGGTCCTTCCGAGAGCAATTCCTTATAAAGGACAGGTCTTGAACCAGATTGCGTCGAAGTTTTTACAAGCGACTTCTGATATTTTGCCGAACTGGGTCGTTTCGGTGCCGGATGAAAATGTGACGATTGGGAAGCGATGCGAGCCTTTCAAAGTAGAGATGGTAATCCGTGGTTATGTTTCGGGGCATCTTTGGAGAACTTATCGCGATGGCGGGCGTGAGCTTTGTGGCGTGAAGTTACCGGAGGGATTGCGCGAGAACGATAAATTGCCCGAGCCGATTATTACCCCGACTACCAAAGCTGCAGTTGGTCATGATATGGATATTTCCAGAGAAGAGATTATCGCTCAGGGAATTGTATCGGAAGCTGATTATACGCAATTGGAAAAATATGCGCGAGCATTATTCCAACGCGGAACTGAAATTGCTAAAGAGCGCGGATTGATCTTAGTGGACACGAAGTATGAGTTTGGTAAGCATGATGGTGAGATCTATTTGATAGACGAAATCCATACGCCGGATTCATCACGGTACTTCTATGCCGAAGGGTATGAGGAGCGTCAGGAAAAAGCTGAAGCGCAGAAGCAACTATCGAAAGAGTTTGTTCGCCAATGGTTAATCGAGAATGGTTTCCAAGGTAAAGAGGGGCAAAATGTGCCTGAAATGACGGATGATATTGTAAATTCGATTTCAGAACGCTATATTGAACTTTTTGAGCACATCACAGGCGAGAAGTTTGTGTATCCGGGACAAGGAGATGTTCTAGATCGCGTACAACGCAACGTTGATGCGGCTCTGAAGACCTTAACATACTAA
- a CDS encoding PhoH family protein, whose product MSELEINLDGVNLATLWGAQNENFEFIKKTFPKLRLVARGDSLKVLGEENERNKFQKIFESIHAHVNQFQSLSLLELEGLLGSVATPSTSVIATKEEGEASSGAFKGEPIVYGPNGLIVRARTPNQRRMVDSINKNDILFAIGPAGTGKTYTAVALAVRALRNKEIKRIILTRPAVEAGENLGFLPGDLKEKVDPYLRPLYDALDDMIPAEKLKGYLENRTIEIAPLAFMRGRTLDNCFVILDEAQNATEMQLKMFLTRMGPTAKFIVTGDMTQVDLPKKNQSGLVNAVKILDSIEGIDIIYLSGSDVVRHKLVKRILEAYGDI is encoded by the coding sequence TTGAGCGAATTAGAAATTAACTTAGATGGTGTTAATTTAGCGACACTGTGGGGAGCGCAAAATGAGAATTTTGAGTTCATCAAAAAAACATTTCCAAAGTTGCGCCTCGTGGCACGTGGAGATAGCTTAAAAGTACTAGGCGAAGAAAATGAAAGGAATAAATTCCAAAAGATATTCGAATCGATCCACGCCCATGTCAATCAATTTCAATCACTTTCCTTATTAGAATTAGAGGGGCTTTTAGGCAGCGTTGCTACGCCTAGCACGTCGGTGATTGCAACGAAAGAGGAAGGCGAGGCTTCATCGGGAGCATTTAAGGGAGAGCCTATTGTTTATGGTCCGAATGGTCTGATCGTTCGAGCGCGAACACCAAACCAACGCAGGATGGTGGATAGCATCAACAAGAACGATATCTTGTTTGCTATTGGTCCCGCAGGTACGGGTAAAACCTATACCGCAGTAGCTTTGGCGGTTCGAGCACTTCGTAATAAGGAGATCAAGCGTATTATCCTGACACGTCCGGCGGTGGAGGCGGGGGAGAACCTCGGATTTTTACCTGGTGATTTAAAGGAAAAAGTCGATCCTTATTTACGACCTTTGTACGACGCTTTGGATGATATGATTCCGGCGGAGAAATTGAAAGGCTACCTGGAGAACAGAACGATTGAAATCGCTCCTTTGGCATTTATGCGCGGACGAACCTTGGACAACTGTTTCGTGATCCTCGATGAGGCACAGAATGCGACAGAAATGCAGCTCAAGATGTTCTTGACACGTATGGGGCCTACTGCAAAATTTATCGTAACTGGTGATATGACGCAGGTCGATCTACCGAAAAAGAACCAGTCGGGATTGGTTAACGCAGTAAAGATTTTGGATAGTATCGAGGGCATCGATATTATTTACCTAAGCGGTTCGGATGTGGTTCGCCATAAATTGGTGAAACGTATCCTGGAAGCATACGGAGATATTTAA